A single genomic interval of Stenotrophomonas bentonitica harbors:
- a CDS encoding response regulator transcription factor, translating into MSSAKQVLIVEDDVHIANLLRMHLRDEGYEVTHAATGDEGLALLEAQPWSALVLDLMLPGVDGLEICRRARGMARYTPIIITSARASEVHRILGLELGADDYLAKPFSMLELVARVKALLRRVEAMAQNARIDAGELAVAGLRIDPVARTAQVEGRALELTPREFDLLYFFARHPGQVFARMDLLNQVWGYQHDGYEHTVNTHINRLRNKIERDPASPQRIQTVWGRGYKLVDGSEAASA; encoded by the coding sequence ATGAGCAGTGCAAAACAGGTCCTGATCGTTGAGGACGATGTCCACATCGCCAACCTGCTGCGCATGCACCTGCGCGACGAGGGCTACGAGGTCACCCACGCTGCCACTGGCGACGAGGGCCTGGCCCTGCTCGAAGCGCAGCCGTGGAGCGCGCTGGTGCTGGACCTGATGCTGCCGGGCGTGGACGGGCTGGAGATCTGCCGGCGCGCACGCGGCATGGCCCGCTACACCCCGATCATCATCACCAGCGCCCGCGCCAGCGAAGTGCACCGCATCCTCGGCCTGGAGCTGGGCGCGGACGACTACCTGGCCAAGCCGTTCTCGATGCTGGAACTTGTGGCGCGGGTGAAGGCGCTGCTGCGCCGGGTCGAAGCGATGGCGCAGAACGCGCGCATCGACGCCGGTGAACTGGCGGTGGCCGGGCTGCGCATCGACCCAGTCGCACGCACCGCGCAGGTGGAAGGGCGCGCGCTGGAGCTGACCCCGCGCGAATTCGACCTGCTGTACTTCTTCGCCCGCCATCCCGGCCAGGTGTTCGCACGGATGGACCTGCTCAACCAGGTCTGGGGCTACCAGCACGACGGCTACGAGCACACCGTGAACACCCACATCAACCGGCTGCGCAACAAGATCGAACGCGACCCGGCGTCGCCGCAGCGCATCCAGACGGTGTGGGGCCGCGGCTACAAGCTGGTCGACGGCAGCGAGGCGGCGTCGGCATGA
- the msrB gene encoding peptide-methionine (R)-S-oxide reductase MsrB, with product MQFTRRRVLGMGALGAAAGLFGLTACSASAPAAPAPSRRFEVMRTDAQWREQLTPAQYSVLRRQSTERPFSSPLNKEHRRGTFACAGCGLELFSSSTKFDSGTGWPSFWAPLHNAVAEDRDTTLGMLRVEAHCRRCGGHLGHVFDDGPRPTGLRYCMNGVAMNFVAAEEETRVRIPNRT from the coding sequence ATGCAGTTCACCCGTCGCAGAGTACTTGGCATGGGCGCCCTGGGCGCCGCCGCCGGGCTGTTCGGGCTCACCGCCTGCAGCGCCAGCGCCCCGGCCGCCCCGGCGCCCTCGCGGCGCTTTGAAGTGATGCGCACCGACGCGCAGTGGCGCGAGCAGCTCACCCCTGCGCAATATTCGGTACTGCGCCGGCAGAGCACCGAGCGCCCCTTCAGCAGCCCCCTCAACAAGGAGCACCGGCGCGGTACGTTCGCCTGCGCCGGGTGTGGGCTGGAACTGTTCTCGTCCTCCACCAAGTTCGACAGCGGCACCGGCTGGCCCAGCTTCTGGGCGCCGCTGCACAACGCGGTGGCCGAGGACCGGGATACCACGCTGGGCATGCTGCGGGTAGAAGCGCACTGCCGCCGTTGCGGCGGGCACCTGGGCCATGTGTTCGACGACGGGCCGCGCCCGACCGGGTTGCGGTACTGCATGAACGGCGTGGCGATGAACTTCGTCGCTGCTGAGGAAGAGACACGCGTGCGGATTCCGAACCGCACGTAA
- a CDS encoding cytochrome c biogenesis protein DipZ — MILLVLAYLGGVLTILSPCILPVLPFVFARSDRPFLRSGLPLLVGMALMFAVVASLAAVGSQWVAQANQVGRWIALVVMALFALALLWPTLADRMLSPFQRLGARLSASADKASDAGRGGVGTSLLIGVATGLLWAPCAGPILGLILTGAALQGASVGTSGLLLAYALGAATSLALAIWIGGRVFTALKQRLGAGEWIRRGLGVAALLAVVAIAMGWDTGVLTRLSTVSTAKLEQGLLDTLPGQAPDAGPAMMMRAADAPDGAPLPVEGTLPSLAGATGWLNSPPLSAEGLRGKVVLVDFWTYSCINCLRALPYVREWEQRYRDQGLVVIGVHAPEFAFERNLRNVMGAVDELKITYPVAIDNDFAIWRGFNNRYWPAHYFIDGKGQIRAHHFGEGNYRQSEQIIRQLLRENGATLPDEPAQAMAMAAASPREGVERQADMRNLKSPETYLGHARAENFASPGGQRNDQPADYVVPPSLALNQWALAGNWTVGDEDAQLQRAGGRIAFRFHARDLHLVLAPGEDGKPVRFRVRVDGQAPGAAAGGDVSADGSGEVKEHRLYQLIRQDGDVGERTFEIEFLDPGVHAYAFTFG, encoded by the coding sequence ATGATCCTGCTTGTACTGGCCTACCTTGGCGGTGTGTTGACCATCCTCAGCCCGTGCATCCTGCCGGTGCTGCCGTTCGTGTTCGCGCGCTCGGACCGGCCGTTCCTGCGCAGCGGGCTGCCGCTGCTGGTCGGCATGGCACTCATGTTTGCGGTAGTCGCCAGCCTGGCGGCGGTGGGCAGCCAGTGGGTGGCGCAGGCCAACCAGGTCGGGCGCTGGATCGCGCTGGTGGTGATGGCGCTGTTCGCACTCGCGCTGCTGTGGCCCACCCTGGCCGACCGCATGCTCTCGCCGTTCCAGCGGCTGGGCGCGCGGCTGAGTGCTTCGGCCGACAAGGCCAGCGACGCCGGCCGTGGCGGCGTGGGCACCTCGCTGCTGATCGGCGTGGCCACCGGCCTGCTGTGGGCGCCCTGCGCCGGGCCGATCCTCGGCCTGATCCTGACCGGCGCGGCGCTGCAGGGTGCGAGCGTGGGCACCAGCGGCCTGCTGCTGGCGTACGCGCTGGGCGCGGCGACCTCGCTGGCGCTGGCGATCTGGATCGGTGGGCGGGTGTTCACCGCGCTAAAGCAGCGCCTGGGGGCCGGTGAATGGATCCGCCGAGGCCTCGGTGTAGCCGCGTTGCTGGCGGTGGTCGCCATCGCAATGGGCTGGGATACCGGCGTGCTGACCCGTCTTTCCACGGTCAGTACCGCAAAGCTGGAACAGGGCCTGCTCGACACCCTGCCCGGCCAGGCGCCCGACGCCGGCCCGGCGATGATGATGCGCGCTGCCGATGCACCAGACGGTGCGCCGCTGCCAGTGGAAGGCACACTGCCCTCGCTGGCCGGCGCCACCGGCTGGCTCAACAGCCCGCCGCTGAGCGCCGAAGGGCTGCGCGGCAAGGTGGTGCTGGTCGATTTCTGGACCTACTCCTGCATCAACTGCCTGCGCGCCCTGCCCTACGTGCGCGAGTGGGAACAGCGCTACCGCGACCAGGGCCTGGTGGTGATCGGCGTGCACGCGCCGGAGTTCGCCTTCGAACGCAACCTGCGCAACGTGATGGGCGCGGTGGACGAATTGAAGATCACCTACCCGGTGGCGATCGACAACGACTTCGCGATCTGGCGCGGCTTCAACAACCGCTACTGGCCGGCGCACTACTTCATCGACGGCAAGGGCCAGATCCGCGCGCACCATTTCGGCGAAGGCAACTACCGGCAGTCCGAGCAGATCATCCGCCAGCTGCTGCGCGAGAACGGTGCCACCCTGCCCGACGAACCGGCGCAGGCCATGGCCATGGCAGCCGCATCCCCGCGCGAAGGCGTGGAGCGCCAGGCCGACATGCGCAACCTGAAATCGCCGGAGACCTATCTGGGCCATGCGCGTGCGGAGAACTTCGCTTCGCCCGGTGGGCAGCGCAACGACCAGCCTGCTGATTACGTGGTGCCGCCGTCGCTGGCCCTGAACCAGTGGGCGCTGGCCGGGAACTGGACGGTGGGCGACGAGGACGCGCAGCTGCAGCGCGCCGGCGGGCGCATCGCGTTCCGCTTCCATGCGCGTGACCTGCACCTGGTGCTGGCCCCCGGTGAAGACGGCAAGCCGGTGCGCTTCCGCGTGCGCGTGGATGGCCAGGCGCCAGGCGCGGCGGCCGGTGGCGACGTGAGCGCCGATGGCAGCGGCGAAGTGAAGGAACACCGCCTGTACCAGTTGATCCGCCAGGACGGCGATGTCGGCGAACGCACCTTCGAGATCGAGTTCCTCGACCCCGGCGTGCACGCCTACGCCTTTACCTTCGGTTGA
- the msrA gene encoding peptide-methionine (S)-S-oxide reductase MsrA, with protein sequence MRLSVDKLVAGGIAAVIATLTITAVLNLDRPAYAAGVEKVVAVPAPSGAADPKLPGRRAQVVFAGGCFWGVQGVFQHIKGVDNAVSGYIGGSRADANYARVSSGGTGHAEAVQVTYDPSQVSYGQLMQVFFSVVHDPTQLNRQGPDRGTQYRSAVYADDAAQRDATKAYIAQLQQARAYTAPVVTTVDGGKPFQAAEGYHQNYLTLHPESLYIRINDQPKVAALQRMYPQLYREKPRLVSTLSVR encoded by the coding sequence ATGCGACTTTCCGTAGACAAACTGGTGGCCGGCGGCATCGCCGCCGTGATCGCCACGCTCACCATCACCGCCGTGTTGAACCTGGATCGGCCGGCGTATGCCGCAGGCGTCGAGAAGGTGGTCGCGGTGCCGGCGCCGAGCGGCGCGGCCGATCCGAAGCTGCCGGGCAGACGTGCCCAGGTGGTGTTCGCCGGTGGCTGCTTCTGGGGCGTGCAGGGCGTGTTCCAGCACATCAAGGGCGTGGACAACGCGGTGTCCGGCTACATCGGCGGCAGTAGGGCCGATGCCAACTACGCGCGGGTCAGCAGCGGCGGTACCGGCCATGCCGAGGCGGTGCAGGTCACCTACGACCCCAGCCAGGTGAGCTATGGCCAGCTGATGCAGGTGTTCTTCTCGGTGGTGCACGACCCCACCCAGCTCAACCGCCAGGGCCCGGACCGCGGCACCCAGTACCGCTCGGCGGTGTATGCCGACGATGCCGCACAGCGCGATGCCACCAAAGCGTATATCGCGCAGCTGCAGCAGGCACGCGCGTATACAGCGCCGGTGGTGACCACGGTCGATGGCGGCAAGCCGTTCCAGGCGGCCGAGGGCTACCACCAGAACTACCTCACCCTGCACCCGGAGTCGCTGTACATCCGCATCAACGACCAGCCCAAGGTGGCGGCGCTGCAGCGCATGTACCCGCAGCTGTACCGCGAGAAGCCGCGGCTGGTGTCGACGCTGTCGGTGCGCTGA
- the bioD gene encoding dethiobiotin synthase has protein sequence MSPSALPPAFYVTGTDTGIGKTFSSCALLHALRQRGQRAVGMKPVASGCEDTAEGLRNEDATALLAASLPSPAYADLNPYALPLPLAPELAAAAAGVTLSLAPIEAAFARLSAQADTVVVEGVGGWLAPLSTTLDQSHLVHALQLPVVMVVGLRLGCLNHARLTAQAIAASGATCIGWIANEVDPQMERIDDNVELLRARLPLPFWGRLPYAPGADPAQLARHLLPG, from the coding sequence ATGTCCCCGTCCGCGCTTCCGCCAGCCTTTTACGTCACCGGCACCGACACCGGCATCGGCAAGACCTTCAGCAGCTGCGCCCTGCTGCACGCCCTCCGCCAGCGCGGTCAACGCGCGGTAGGCATGAAGCCGGTCGCCAGCGGCTGTGAAGACACCGCCGAAGGCCTGCGCAACGAAGACGCGACCGCGCTGCTCGCCGCCAGCCTGCCCAGCCCGGCCTACGCCGACCTCAATCCCTACGCGTTGCCGCTGCCCCTGGCGCCCGAGCTGGCTGCCGCCGCAGCCGGGGTCACCCTGTCGCTTGCGCCGATCGAGGCCGCCTTCGCCCGGCTAAGCGCCCAGGCCGACACGGTGGTGGTGGAAGGCGTGGGCGGCTGGCTGGCGCCGCTCTCGACCACGCTGGACCAGTCGCACCTGGTGCACGCGCTGCAGCTGCCGGTGGTGATGGTGGTGGGCCTGCGGCTGGGCTGCCTGAACCATGCGCGGCTGACCGCGCAGGCCATCGCAGCCAGCGGCGCGACCTGCATCGGCTGGATCGCCAATGAAGTCGACCCGCAGATGGAGCGCATCGACGACAACGTCGAACTGCTGCGCGCGCGCCTGCCGCTGCCGTTCTGGGGGCGCCTGCCGTACGCGCCGGGCGCGGACCCGGCGCAGCTGGCCCGCCACCTGCTGCCAGGCTGA
- a CDS encoding GAF domain-containing protein, translating to MFDTTTLTGSKPEQYGQLLAQARALVHGERDRIANAANLSALVYHALPQLNWVGFYFYDGTELVVGPFQGLPACVRIPLSKGVCGAAATQRVTQRIEDVDAFPGHIACDSASRSELVVPLFKGDTLVGVFDLDSPVLSRFDAEDQAGLEAIAAVFVEALG from the coding sequence ATGTTCGATACCACCACGCTCACCGGCAGCAAGCCGGAACAGTACGGCCAGCTGCTGGCCCAGGCCCGCGCCCTGGTGCACGGGGAACGCGACCGCATCGCCAATGCCGCCAACCTGTCGGCGCTGGTCTACCACGCCCTGCCGCAGCTGAACTGGGTGGGTTTCTATTTCTACGACGGCACCGAACTGGTGGTCGGCCCGTTCCAGGGCCTGCCGGCCTGCGTGCGCATTCCGCTCAGCAAGGGCGTGTGCGGGGCGGCTGCGACGCAGCGGGTGACCCAGCGCATCGAGGACGTGGACGCGTTCCCGGGCCACATCGCCTGCGATTCGGCCTCGCGCTCGGAACTGGTGGTGCCGCTGTTCAAGGGCGACACCCTGGTCGGCGTGTTCGACCTGGACAGCCCGGTGCTGTCGCGATTCGACGCTGAGGACCAGGCGGGCCTGGAAGCGATTGCCGCGGTGTTCGTCGAGGCATTGGGATGA
- a CDS encoding TfoX/Sxy family protein, translating to MSAKLRNIGPKSAAWLRQVGLRTAEDLAAAGAVGAFVKVRRAGFKPSLNLLYSLEGALQDCHWQELPEARRTALVAEYEAIIADNPLKKAGPASGPVYERSMVSDDDRDDAPFVSDDDERA from the coding sequence ATGAGCGCGAAGCTGCGCAACATCGGCCCCAAGAGTGCAGCCTGGCTGCGCCAGGTCGGTCTGCGCACCGCCGAGGACCTGGCCGCCGCCGGAGCGGTGGGCGCGTTCGTGAAAGTGCGCCGCGCCGGGTTCAAGCCCAGCCTCAACCTGCTGTATTCGCTGGAAGGCGCGTTGCAGGACTGCCATTGGCAGGAATTGCCGGAAGCGCGACGTACCGCGCTGGTGGCGGAGTACGAGGCGATCATTGCCGACAATCCGCTGAAGAAGGCGGGGCCGGCGTCTGGGCCGGTGTATGAGCGCAGCATGGTCAGTGATGACGACAGAGATGATGCGCCATTCGTTTCGGATGACGACGAACGAGCGTAG
- a CDS encoding histidine phosphatase family protein, giving the protein MILDLIRHAATGRDDHLDGRTDPALEAGSTEALCERYAELAWERVLCSPRQRAVGTAEALAMPRGLDVEPDEEWEELDFGDWDGQALDALPMQALSAFHLDPHTNPPPHGESWGHFERRIARALHRLLDEPDAVPTVVVSYGGPLRMVLSQVCGLPMAMCWALRIDHGTRVRLRIERGEEGLWGELLELQQPG; this is encoded by the coding sequence ATGATCCTGGACCTGATCCGGCACGCCGCCACCGGTCGCGACGACCATCTGGACGGACGCACCGACCCAGCGTTGGAGGCCGGCAGCACCGAGGCGCTGTGCGAGCGTTATGCGGAGCTGGCGTGGGAGCGCGTGCTGTGCTCCCCGCGCCAGCGTGCTGTCGGCACCGCCGAGGCGCTGGCAATGCCGCGTGGATTGGACGTGGAGCCTGACGAGGAATGGGAAGAGCTGGATTTCGGCGACTGGGACGGCCAGGCGCTGGACGCACTGCCGATGCAGGCGCTGTCGGCCTTCCATCTGGATCCGCATACCAACCCGCCACCGCATGGCGAGAGTTGGGGCCATTTCGAGCGCCGCATCGCGCGTGCGCTGCACCGCCTGCTCGATGAACCCGATGCCGTGCCGACCGTGGTGGTCAGCTATGGCGGCCCGCTGCGCATGGTGCTCTCGCAGGTCTGCGGCCTGCCGATGGCGATGTGCTGGGCCCTGCGCATAGACCACGGCACCCGCGTGCGGCTGCGCATCGAGCGCGGGGAAGAAGGGCTGTGGGGAGAACTCCTCGAGCTCCAGCAACCGGGGTAG
- the btuB gene encoding TonB-dependent vitamin B12 receptor, producing MKLQIQTLSLAVLAALPLLAAAQDDAAALDPILVTATRTPIALHDSISPAQVIDRAEIERSQAPSLQDLLRGRAGININNSGGLGKQSSLFLRGTNSAHTLVLVDGVRINTGDLGLAMLQDLPLAQIERVEIVRGPQSSLYGADAIGGVIQIFTRRNAGEFAPHLQLGGGSNGLREASGGFGGTGARGWFGTDIAYQHTDGINACRGDAATFAGCGADEPDRDGYRNLSMSLRGGYSLTDTLQVEGTALRAEGENHYDGYYNYSETLQQVLGGKVRYTPSERFTLTANVGRADNESDNYNDSTWLGAAQTHRDSASVQADVGLAEGQLLSAGVDWSQDNLDGSSAGYLVDSRDNTGVFVQYQGRFGAHQLQASLRNDDNEQFGNHTTGSLGWGMDLARGFRLNASYGTAFKAPTFSDLYDPWSGVPGLDPEKSKSANLGVAQQGDGWRWGLDVYETRIDDLITYDATTFMMSQVEKARIRGAELTGFVTFAGFDVNAQLSHTDPRNRTDGSAQFDNWLARRAQDTARLDIDRRFGDFRAGVTATGSGKRYDNADDTVRLAGYGTVDLRLEYAISRDWSVLGRVSNLFDRDYETVAWFNQPGREYRLSVRYQPK from the coding sequence ATGAAGCTGCAGATCCAAACGCTTTCCCTTGCCGTTCTCGCGGCATTGCCGCTGCTGGCCGCCGCACAGGACGATGCCGCCGCGCTGGACCCGATCCTGGTCACCGCCACCCGCACCCCGATCGCCCTGCACGACAGCATCTCGCCGGCGCAGGTGATCGACCGCGCCGAGATCGAGCGCAGCCAGGCGCCGTCGCTGCAGGACCTGCTGCGCGGCCGCGCCGGCATCAACATCAACAACAGCGGCGGGCTGGGCAAGCAGAGCTCGCTGTTCCTGCGCGGCACCAACTCGGCCCACACCCTGGTGCTGGTCGACGGCGTACGCATCAACACCGGCGACCTCGGCCTGGCCATGCTGCAGGACCTGCCGCTGGCGCAGATCGAACGCGTGGAGATCGTGCGCGGCCCGCAGTCCAGCCTGTACGGCGCCGACGCGATCGGTGGCGTGATCCAGATCTTCACCCGCCGTAATGCCGGCGAGTTCGCCCCGCACCTGCAGCTGGGCGGTGGCAGCAACGGCCTGCGTGAAGCCAGTGGCGGCTTCGGCGGCACCGGCGCGCGCGGCTGGTTCGGCACCGACATCGCCTACCAGCACACCGACGGCATCAACGCCTGCCGTGGCGATGCCGCCACCTTCGCCGGCTGTGGCGCCGACGAGCCCGACCGCGACGGCTACCGCAATCTTTCGATGAGCCTGCGCGGTGGTTATTCGCTGACCGACACGCTGCAGGTGGAAGGCACCGCGCTGCGCGCCGAAGGCGAGAACCACTACGACGGTTACTACAACTATTCGGAAACGCTGCAGCAGGTGCTGGGCGGCAAGGTCCGGTACACGCCGAGCGAGCGCTTCACCCTGACCGCCAACGTCGGCCGCGCCGACAACGAGTCGGACAACTACAACGACAGCACCTGGCTGGGCGCGGCGCAGACCCACCGCGACAGCGCCTCGGTGCAGGCCGACGTGGGCCTCGCCGAGGGCCAGCTGCTCAGCGCCGGCGTGGACTGGAGCCAGGACAACCTGGACGGCAGCAGCGCCGGGTATCTGGTCGACAGCCGCGACAACACCGGCGTGTTCGTTCAGTACCAGGGCCGCTTCGGCGCGCACCAGCTGCAGGCCAGCCTGCGCAACGACGACAACGAGCAGTTCGGTAACCACACCACCGGCAGCCTGGGCTGGGGCATGGACCTGGCGCGCGGCTTCCGTTTGAACGCGAGCTACGGCACCGCGTTCAAGGCCCCTACCTTCAGCGACCTGTACGACCCGTGGAGCGGTGTGCCGGGCCTGGACCCGGAGAAGTCGAAGAGCGCCAACCTCGGCGTTGCCCAGCAGGGCGACGGCTGGCGTTGGGGGCTGGATGTGTATGAAACCCGCATCGACGACCTGATCACCTATGACGCCACCACCTTCATGATGTCGCAGGTGGAAAAGGCGCGTATTCGAGGTGCGGAGCTGACCGGTTTCGTCACGTTTGCCGGGTTCGATGTCAACGCGCAGCTGAGCCACACCGACCCGCGCAACCGCACCGACGGCAGCGCGCAGTTCGACAACTGGCTGGCGCGCCGTGCGCAGGACACCGCGCGGCTGGATATCGACCGCCGCTTCGGCGACTTCCGCGCCGGCGTCACCGCGACCGGTTCGGGCAAGAGGTATGACAACGCCGACGACACGGTGCGCCTGGCCGGGTATGGCACCGTGGACCTGCGCCTGGAGTATGCGATCAGCCGCGACTGGTCGGTGCTGGGTCGGGTGAGCAATCTGTTCGACCGCGATTACGAGACCGTGGCGTGGTTCAACCAGCCGGGGCGTGAGTACCGGTTGAGCGTGCGGTACCAGCCGAAGTAA
- the gph gene encoding phosphoglycolate phosphatase (PGP is an essential enzyme in the glycolate salvage pathway in higher organisms (photorespiration in plants). Phosphoglycolate results from the oxidase activity of RubisCO in the Calvin cycle when concentrations of carbon dioxide are low relative to oxygen. This enzyme is a member of the Haloacid Dehalogenase (HAD) superfamily of aspartate-nucleophile hydrolase enzymes (PF00702).): MSYPYPLVIFDLDGTLVDSAPDIAEALNRTLEDWNLPRVPEATVLTWIGDGVRRLVEQAFTAANSDIDLAKVMPGFMRHYEACLLRSPRLFDGVVPALQALQARNVPLAICTNKPVAMVGPLLAHLGVQDYFAKVLGGDSLPERKPSGDPLRHIAAAFNVAPEAALMVGDSITDYRAAVDARMPVALVRYGYPRGLDLENVEAVAVMDNLQELLQL; encoded by the coding sequence GTGTCCTATCCCTACCCGCTGGTCATCTTCGACCTCGACGGCACCCTCGTCGACAGCGCGCCTGACATCGCCGAAGCCCTCAACCGCACCCTGGAAGACTGGAACCTGCCGCGCGTGCCCGAAGCCACGGTGCTGACCTGGATCGGCGACGGCGTGCGCCGGCTGGTGGAACAGGCCTTCACCGCCGCCAACAGCGACATCGACCTTGCCAAGGTCATGCCCGGCTTCATGCGCCACTACGAGGCCTGCCTGCTGCGCAGCCCGCGCCTGTTCGACGGGGTGGTGCCGGCGCTGCAGGCACTGCAGGCCCGCAACGTTCCGCTGGCGATCTGCACCAACAAACCGGTGGCGATGGTCGGCCCGCTGCTCGCGCACCTGGGCGTGCAGGACTATTTCGCGAAGGTGCTCGGCGGCGACTCGCTTCCCGAACGCAAGCCCAGCGGCGACCCGCTGCGGCACATCGCAGCCGCGTTCAACGTCGCGCCCGAAGCGGCGCTGATGGTCGGCGACTCGATCACCGATTACCGCGCCGCCGTCGACGCGCGCATGCCGGTCGCACTGGTGCGCTACGGCTACCCGCGCGGCCTGGACCTGGAAAACGTAGAAGCAGTAGCGGTGATGGACAACCTGCAGGAACTGCTGCAACTGTAG
- a CDS encoding NAD(P)-dependent oxidoreductase, translating into MKIALVGATGNIGREITRQALARGHQVTAIVRRKTDLPGELDGAQLAVAALDDTDALAAAIAGHDVLASAFGPRPGDDPSTVTTVTADLVKAARQAGVPRFLMVGGAGTLEVAPGVQLVDTEGFPDAYKPVALAAREAFTLLQKVDDLDWTFYSPAAEIGPGPQKGGFRTQAKQFLVGADGHSRISYADYADAFVSEIESPQYVKQVATVAY; encoded by the coding sequence ATGAAGATTGCCCTCGTTGGTGCCACCGGCAACATCGGCCGTGAAATCACCCGCCAGGCCCTGGCCCGCGGGCATCAGGTCACGGCCATCGTGCGCCGCAAGACGGACCTGCCCGGCGAACTGGACGGTGCACAGCTGGCCGTGGCCGCGCTGGACGACACCGATGCCCTGGCGGCTGCCATCGCCGGCCACGACGTACTGGCCAGCGCGTTCGGCCCGCGGCCGGGCGACGACCCGTCCACGGTGACCACGGTGACCGCCGACCTGGTCAAGGCCGCCCGCCAGGCCGGCGTGCCGCGCTTCCTGATGGTCGGCGGCGCCGGCACCCTGGAAGTCGCCCCCGGCGTGCAGCTGGTGGACACCGAGGGCTTCCCGGACGCCTACAAGCCGGTGGCGCTGGCAGCGCGTGAAGCGTTCACGCTGCTGCAGAAGGTGGATGACCTGGATTGGACCTTCTATTCGCCCGCCGCCGAGATCGGCCCGGGACCGCAGAAGGGTGGGTTCCGCACGCAGGCGAAGCAGTTCCTGGTCGGCGCCGATGGGCACAGCCGGATCAGTTACGCCGATTACGCCGATGCGTTCGTGAGCGAGATCGAGTCGCCGCAGTATGTGAAGCAGGTGGCGACCGTGGCGTATTGA
- the dinB gene encoding DNA polymerase IV, with protein MSAQRKIIHVDMDAFYASVEQRDNPSLRGRPVVVAWKGARSVVCAASYEARVFGIRSAMPALRAERLCPDAVFVPPDFGRYKAVSRQVREIFLRHTDLVEPLSLDEAYLDVTVHKGGMTVATEIAQQIRAQIREETQLTASAGIAPNKFLAKIASDWRKPDGQFVVPPHRIEQFLTPLPVKRVPGVGKVMEGKLAELGIVTVGDLRALPLELLEARFGSYGGSLYRRARGIDERPVEPDQQVQSISSEDTFAEDLPLEALEPAIVELAGKTWQATRKTERVGHTVVLKLKTSQFRIITRSFTPESPPETLEELRDIALALRARVDLPAETRYRLVGVGLGGFREREGVTQLGLFDPLNG; from the coding sequence GTGTCCGCACAACGCAAGATCATCCACGTCGACATGGACGCGTTCTACGCGTCGGTGGAGCAGCGCGACAATCCGTCGCTGCGCGGCAGGCCGGTGGTGGTGGCGTGGAAGGGCGCGCGCTCGGTGGTCTGCGCAGCGTCGTACGAGGCGCGCGTGTTCGGCATCCGTTCGGCGATGCCGGCGCTGCGTGCCGAGCGGCTGTGCCCGGACGCGGTGTTCGTGCCGCCGGATTTCGGGCGCTACAAGGCGGTGTCGCGCCAGGTGCGCGAGATCTTCCTGCGCCACACCGACCTGGTTGAGCCGCTGTCGCTGGACGAGGCCTACCTAGACGTGACCGTGCACAAGGGCGGCATGACCGTGGCCACCGAGATCGCCCAGCAGATTCGCGCGCAGATCCGTGAAGAGACCCAGCTGACCGCATCGGCCGGCATCGCGCCGAACAAGTTCCTGGCCAAGATCGCCTCGGACTGGCGCAAGCCGGATGGGCAGTTCGTGGTGCCGCCGCACCGGATCGAACAGTTCCTCACCCCGCTGCCGGTGAAGCGCGTGCCGGGCGTGGGCAAGGTGATGGAGGGCAAGCTGGCCGAGCTCGGCATCGTCACCGTCGGCGACCTGCGCGCGCTGCCGCTGGAGTTGCTGGAAGCACGCTTCGGCAGTTACGGCGGCAGCCTGTACCGGCGTGCGCGCGGCATCGACGAGCGGCCGGTGGAACCGGACCAGCAGGTGCAGTCGATCTCCTCCGAGGACACCTTCGCCGAGGACCTGCCGCTGGAAGCGCTGGAACCGGCCATCGTGGAACTGGCGGGCAAGACCTGGCAGGCCACGCGCAAGACCGAGCGGGTGGGGCACACGGTGGTGCTGAAGTTGAAGACCTCGCAGTTCCGCATCATCACCCGCAGCTTCACCCCGGAATCGCCGCCGGAAACGCTGGAAGAACTGCGCGACATCGCGCTGGCGCTGCGCGCGCGGGTAGACCTGCCGGCAGAGACCCGCTACCGGCTGGTGGGCGTGGGGCTGGGCGGATTCCGCGAACGTGAAGGCGTGACGCAGCTGGGGTTGTTTGATCCGCTGAACGGGTGA